DNA sequence from the Halobacterium sp. DL1 genome:
CGCCGGCGTCGCGCCCTGCGAGCGGACGAACTCCGCGATGGGTGCCAGCGCGTCGGCGTGTTCGTCGCTCCAGATGCCCAGGTCCTCGGGGGAGATGCGGCCGCGGGGTTCGACCGCCGTAGCTTCCGTCATCACGACGCCCGCACCGCCGACGGCGCGGGAGCCGAGGTGTGTGCGGTGCCACTCCGTCGCCAGGCCGTCCCGGTCTTCGCAGGAGTACTGGCACATCGGGGACACCATCAGCCGGTTGCGGATCGTCGCCTCGCGGATTTCCAGCGGCGAGAACAGGTCGGCCGTCATTGTCCGTGGTACCGGTCCGGGCGGTTTATCGGTGATGGAGAGCGGCGTGCTTGCCGGCTTCGATTCGAGATCAGCTTTATCTAACAACTCCCTCACCAAATATTTATCAAAGTGGTTGCCGTGGATACAGGTACAGATGGCAGATACTGCGTCCGACCGCGGGTGGGCCGACTCCCCGGTAGCATTCGGCGACGCGCTCGACGAACTGAAGACCACGGGATGCATGCTCCTCGTCGTCCAGCCAGCCAACGGCGACGGGGGCCACGCGGGCTGTGACCGGATGCTCGGCTCGGACGTTTTGGCCGACAGGCGCCGACTGTTCGTCCGGACCGACACCGCACACGCCGACGGTCACGGCGCCGCGACCCACCAGTCGACGGACGACAGTCAGACCGTGGTCCTCGACACGACCGCCCGCGGTGCGACGGCCGCTCAGGGGAACGACGCCACACCGGCGTCTTCCACCACTGTCACCGACGACCTGGCCTCCCTCGCGGACGCGGCGGAGTCGGAACTGGACGCGCTCGCACCCGCCAGCGGCTTCGACACGGGAGAGCTACGGGTCTGCGTGGACTCCTTCGGCAGTCTGCTCGCTGCCGAGGACCTCGCCGCCGCGGCGAACTGCGTCGAGCGACTTCAGCGCGCCATCACCGTGCGGGGCGGGATGGGGCACCTCCACGTCAGCCGCCAGGTCCCGGCGACCGCCGTGGAGGCGCTGCTCCCGCTGTTCGACGCCGTCGTGGAGGTCGCCGACGACGAAAGCCCACGCCAGCGCTGGCACCTCCTCGACGAGTCGTTGTCGACGTCCTGGCTCGAACTGTAAGCTACGGCGCTTCGTCGCCCTCGCTCGTTGCCATTTCGTAGTTCTCGTCGCCGTCCGTCTCATCGCTTGTATCTGCTCCAGACTCCGCGACCGATATCTCCGCCTCGACCGCTATCTCGAGACCGGGCTCCTCCAGTTCGGCCTCGAACGTCTCGGTGTCTTCGACTTCGACCTCTAGTTCCGACGAGTCGACCTCGATCTCTACCTCCGTCTCGACGTGGGTGTCTGCCATGCCCCCAGTTACGCGTTGGACGTGGAAAACGTCTGGCCGCGGACAGGGGTCGACGTAGCCCTCGGTCGACACCCTCCACCCCGAGTTATATGTCGTCTCACCACACACTGTCGGACGATTCGATGACGACCGAGGAGACTGGTGTCGACTCGCGCACTGTCGGCGAGGCGCTCGACGCCATAGAAGACGGTGCTGACGCCCTGAGCGTCCCCGGAGAGACCGAGGAGACCGCGGGCGCCGTCTTCCGCCGGCACCGGGAACAGCGCGAGACACACCCCTACTCAGTCGAGACGACGGCGGCCGCGTGCCTCTACGTGGCTTGCAAGGTCGAACGGGTGCCGCGGACCGTCGACGAGGTGGTGGACGCGACGGGGGCCGACCGCACCCACCTGTTGCGCCGCGCGAAGGAAGTGACCAGTGAACTCGACATCGACCTCTCCGGGTTCGCGGACGCAACGCGGTACGTCGAGCGGTACGTCGGGGAACTCGAGCTCCCCGGGGACGTCGCGGCGCGCGCGAGCGACATCGTGGACGCCTGTGAGGACGCCGGTATCGCGGGCGGGAAGTCCCCGAGCGGGTGGGCGGCGGCCGCCGTCTACAACGCCTGCGTGGAGGCGGACATGAAGGTCCGCCAGGACACGCTCACGGAGCTCGCGGACGTGACCCACGTCACCATCAGGAACCGCTACCAGGAGCAACGCGAACTACTGTACGAGCAGAACCCACCCCCCGAGACGGCGGACGAGGCGATAGACTGGTACTGCGAACACCTCCCAGCCTCGGAGTACGTCGCGACGGCCGCCCGCGACCTGCTCTCGACCGCCGCTGGGAGTCAGGACCTCGACGACGCGCCTGCTGTGTGGGCCGCCGCGGCACTCCGTGTCGCTGGCGAGCGCGCTGGCGCACCCATCGGGATGAAGGCGCTCAAGACGCCGGTCCGCTGCGCGTCCTCGGCCATCCACGAGCGCGAGCAGGCCTTCGAGAACTGCTGAGTGCTGCTGCTATCCTCGGTAGTCCTTGGTGCGACGGTCGTCCCAGCCAGGTAGGGTGCTACCAGTGGTATTGAGCGAGCAGCGCCGGTGTCGGTTAGCTACGAATCCTCGGCGAACACGGGGATGAATTCGCGCTGCTCGGCCAGGATGTCGGGGTCGAGGTCCGCGACGAGCGTGCGGTCGTCGCGGTTCAGCGACGCGCTGACTGCGCCGTCCGGGCGCACGACTGCCGACCGACCGGCGTACTCGACGACCGGCGAGTCCGGGAGTTCGCGCCGTCCCGTGCGGCCACAGCCGACCACCCAGCGCACGCCGTCGAGCGCGCGGGCCCGCAGGAGGAGCCGCCAGTTCTCGCTGTAGGAACCGGGCCACGCGCCGACGACGAACAGCGCGTCGACGCGGTCGCGGGCGAACGCCGCGCTCACCTCCACGAAGTTGAGGTCGTAGCAGGTCACGATGCCCGCCTCGCCGACGGGCGTCTCGACAGTGACTGCCTCCTCGCCTGCCGAGAGCACACCGCGCTCGCCCGCCCAGCGGTTTCGCTTCCGGTAGAACGTCCGGTCGCCGTCCGGCGCGACGTAGACGGCGGTGTTGTAGTACTCCTCGCTGGCGTCCTCGACGAACCCGGCGAGTACGGCGACGTCGTAGTCGGCGGCGTAGGCTGCGAGTCGGTCGAGTTCCTCCCCCTCCCGGTCGAGCGCGGCGTCGTAGACTCGTTCGTCGGCGACGAAGCCGGTGAGCGCGTACTCCGGGAACAGCGCGACGTCGACGCTGTTGTCGAGGCCGGCGAGACGCTCGCCGACGGTGGCGAGGTTGGCCGCCGGGTCGAGGTCCGCGACGTCGGTCTGGCAGGCGGCGACGGTTGGAGTCGGCACACCCTCGACTCCGCGGGCACTCGGCAAAAGTCCGGCGCTCCGGCCGCTCAGGTGACGAACAGCATCGGCACCATCCCCGCGACGCCGAGGACGAGACCGGTCGCCAGTTCGCGTGCACCGCCGCCCGGGAGGCGCTCGCCGACCTCCCTGGCCTCCGGGATGAACTCGTGGAGGACGAGGAACACCATCGCGCCGCCCGCGAAGCCGAAGCCGACGGGGAGCAACGTCCGTGCGACCTGGACGAACGCGTACGCGAGCACCGCGCCGATGGGCTGGGGGACGCTGGTGAACACCGCGACCCCGACCAGTTTCCAGCGGCGCGCGCCGTGTTCGTGGAGCGGGATGGAGACGGCCAGCCCCTCTGGGACGTTGTGGATGGAGATGGCGATGGTCATGAAGACGGCGAGCAGCGGGACGGTGAACCCGAGAATCGGGAACCCGCCATCCAGTCCCATGTCGGCGAAGGAGACGCCGACGGCGACGCCCTCGGGGAACGAGTGGACGGTGAGGACGCCCGCGATGAGCACGAGTTTCTTGAAGTCTGCCTCGGCAATCTCCCGTGGCGCGAACTCGTAGCTGTGGATAATGCGGTCGGCAGCGAGGACGAGGACGACGCCCACTGCAGCGCCCGCAGCCACTTCGAGTGGCGTCCCGTAGTTGAGCCCCTCCCGGAACAGCCCGAACCCGGAGGCCGATAGCATGATGCCGGAGGCTAGCCCCCAGAGGCCGACGCGCCAGCGGTCGTCGACGTCGTCGACGAAGAAGAACGGGAGGGCACCCAGTCCCGTGGCGAGTGCCGTCAGCAACCCGGCGACGAAGACGAAGGCCAGCGTACCCGTCAGTTCCATACCGCGACCTACGCAGACGTGACGAATATCGCTTTTGCTTCCGAGAAAATATATTCGGGTAGCCTAAAACCAGGCGAGTGAAGCAGGGGGTCGCGACTAGGGAGGTATGGACGAGCAAGCGCGCGTCGCCGCGTTCCTCGACGGCAACGACCTCCGCGCACCCCCCGAGAATCGCGTCCTCGACCTCGCTAGCGAGGTCGGCGAACTCGCGAAGAACGTCAACGAGAGCACCGACTACGGCGCTTGTGAGGGCGCCGACGTCGAGCGCGACGAACTCGGTGACGCCCTGTTCTGCCTGCTCGCACTGGCCGACGAGCTCGACTACGACGCGGGCGCGGCCGTCGACGAAGCGCTCGCGAAGTACGAGGACCGCATCGAGGAGAGCGGCGGCGCAGGTTCCGGCGCGTAACAACTACAGCACCACCACCGGTTTCACGCCATCTGATTGTCAACGTCGCGTCTCACAGCGCCACACCGACACGCGACAGGGCGAACTGAGCGAGTACTCCGAACCGTCCAGGGACTCGGCGGCGCCCCTCCGGAGCAGCGTTCAGAACGATCACCGAGATGGAGGTGCACATCGTGGCCGTACAGCCGTACGCGCTGCCGGCCGTCGGACGTGCGGAGAATCTCGTTCGCGGCAGTTGATTCAGACGCGGAGGTTGTTGAACTGATACCGGGGCTCCTCAACGACTACGGTGACTTGGACGGACTCCTACACCAGGGCGTTGGGTTCGACCCAGACGACGAAACGGTCCTCGCGCCTGACGACGCCCCGAGTCGTTTCCGAAGCAGCCGAATCGTCGAGCTCGGCTTCGCTGACGGACTCCACCTCGTGGACGTTGTCGACCAGCAGGCCGGTCGCGTCGTGGTCCGAGAGTACGACGATGCGCTGGCCGTCCGGCTCCCCGTCGACCTCCAGGTTGACCCGTGGGTCGACGACTGTCGTCGTCTCGCCGCGCAGGTCGACGACGCCGACGACGTTCGCGTCGGCGTTCGGGATCTGGGTCACGTCCTCCGTCGCGTCGACGATCTCGTCCACGTGTCCGATGTCTATACAGTAGCGACCGTCGTCCAGCGAGAACTCCAGCACGTCCGTCTCTTCGTCAGCCATACGGAGGTCTCTGCAACCGACCAGATTAAGCGTTGGGTCTACAACAGGCCCGACAGTCTTTTTTCCCCCCGCTCCCATCCTTCGCTCGATGGAGCCGGTGGACGTGTTGCGGGTACTCGGTAACAAGTACAACGCCGAGATACTCGAAGCAACGCACGCCCCGAAATCCGCCCAGGAGCTCAGCGAGGAGCTCGACATCCCTATCGCAACAAGCTACCGCCGAATCGAGGAGCTGAGCGACCACGACCTCCTCAAACTCGAGGGGAAGGAGCTCTCCGACGAGGGGCGCCGCACGAAAGTGTACCGGCGGCAGATAGACGAAATAACCGTCAAGTTCGGCGTCGACGAGACGCGCGTCGACACCACCGAACGCACAGAGGCCAAGAACGCGCTCGTCGACGTGTGGAGCGACCTTCGTTCCGAAGGCTAATTCTCCTAGGTAATAACTGCGGCCACAGATTTATACGCGGTGTAGGTGACCACTGTACGACACTTGGATATGCGCCTCATCGAAGCACTCTACCTCGTGTTCAGTGGCACGCTCACTGCAGCCGGCCTCAGCATGGTCTGGTTCGCGGTCCGCGCCTACCGGAACACCGGACGGTCCGCCATGCTCTACCTCTCCGTGGGGTTCGGACTCGTCGTCGCCGCCGCGCTCGGCACGACGCTGCTCGCCTTCCTCACGGGGTTCGAACAGACACGTTCGCTGCTGACGGCGAACTACCTCCTCACGACCGCAGGGTACATCTGCGTGATGTACAGCATCGTCATCCGCGACTGAAGGGGTCCGCTCAGGAGAAGCGAGACTTCACGCGGTCGAACAGTTTTACGCGCCGCTCGGAGGCGTCCGGACTCTCGTCGAGGCCCGCCTCCTCGATTAGCTCTTCCAGGGAGATCTCGTAGACGGGCCCCTCCTCCGCTGCCTCTTCTGGCTGGCCCGCCGGTTCCGCCGTCTCTCCCGTGTCGGGGTCGACCCACTCGAAGCCCGCGTCGGGCGTCGTGGTCGGCTCCATCCCCACGCTGTCCGCGAGCTTCGCGGCGAGACGGTCGTAGGCCCGCGCTGCCGGGCTCTCCGGTTTGATGTCGACGACCGGCCGGCTCTTGCGCACGGCCAGTTTTACCGCGTCGTCGTGGGGAACGCTGGCCGTCACTGCCTCCGTCGTGCCGAGCGCGGCAGCGATGCCCTCGACGTCGTCGAAGCCGCCGTCGCCGGTCCGGGTGAACACCGCGCCGACGACCGGTTTCTCCAGCTTGGTCACCAGCTGCCCGGTCTTCGTCGCGTCGGTCAGTGACGCGAGCTCGGCGGTCGTGACCAGCAACACGCCGTCGGCGACGCTCATCGCCATCGCGATGTCGTAGCTCAGGCCCGCTCCCGCGTCCAGCAACACCACGTCGTTGCGGGCCCGGAGGTAGTTCACCACGCGGTGCAGCGACTTGGCGTCAGCCTCGGCGAACTGCTCGAGTTCCGTGGAGCCAGGGACGAGGGTGAGGCCGTTCGTGTCGTAGGCAGCCTCCGCTGGCGACGCTTCGCCCGCGAGGACGTCGTGAAGCGTCTTGTCGGGGTCGACGCCGAGCAGCCCCGCGAGGTTCGCCATCCCGAGGTCGACGTCGACGAGGGCCACGTCGAACCCGTCGTTGGCGAGCGCGACTCCGAGATTCGCAGTCGTCGTCGACTTCCCGACGCCACCCTTCCCGCTGGCGACGGCGAACACGTACCCGTCGCCTCCGGCCTCGTTCATCTATCGCCACGTAGCGGGGTACAGTACATAAGTGTGGCTCCGTCGTCAGACCGCCAGCAGCGACCCGACTAGCTCCAGGGTCAGCGCCGCGATGACGGCCGAAATCCACGTCATCGCGACGAAGTGGACGTAGGCGTTGACCTTGTGGCCGCCGTCGATGACCCGGATCATCAGCGAGGAGAGCACCGCGTTGACCAGGATGGTCACCACCAGCAGGTACTCGATCAGCTGGATGTCGTACACCTCGGTGTTGATGATGCTGCCGACGTTGAACGCGGGGTTCGAGAAGTCAAGTCCGAGTCCCGAGATGACGTCGACGATGCCGAGGCCGATGAAGAACGCGAACGTCGCGGCTGCGGTGATACCGTAGAGGACGCCGATCATCGTCGAGACGGACTGCGAGCGGCGCTGGCGCAACTGCAGCACCTCGCTCATGTTCCGCGAGATGAGCTCTCCCAGGTTTTTGGGCTCCCCGCCCATCTGGCGCCCGATGAGGTACATCTCGCTGAACTTCTGGATGAGGTAGGAGTGAGCGTCCGCAGTGAAGTGCCGCCACGCCAGGGAGGCGTCGAGGCGGAGGTTCAACCGCTTGTAGAGGTCGTCGACCAGCCCCGAGAGCGCGCCGAAGTTCTTGTCGCGCAGCGTCTCCAGAACCCGAGTGGTCGTGGTCTGGCGGGCCGTCTCGCTGGCCCCCAGTCCGCGGATGAAACTCGTGAACGAGTCGTCGCGGTCCTTCACGCGCTCCTCCTCGAAGTGCGCGAGGATGCCGGGGATGAGCAGCGGCGTCGTCGGCACCGCGGCGTACAGCGGGAGCGGGACCGACCGGGGGTCGACGCTCGTCCACCTGAACAGGACCGCCATCACGCCGACGACGGCCGCCACGGAGAGCAACCCGCCGACCGCCGTCGCGCCCCGGAGCTTCCACTCCGTCCACGTCGTCCGGTTCTCCGGGAAGTACCACAGCGGGTCGCTCGGCGCGACCGTGTAGATGGCGTAAAGGAAGCCGATCTGGATGAACGAGTAGAGCACGACGACGGCGGACACCGTCATGGTCGGGTTCGTCCCGGAGAGGATGGGCAGGACGGTTGCGAACACGAGCGCGAACGTCACGGACAGCACCATGGACAGGTAGAGGTCCTTCATCACCTGGAGGTTCTCCAGTTGCCCCTCGTAGGCTGTCACGTAGTTCCGAATGATGGCATCCTGCTCGGTGGTCAGGTACGACTCCAGGCTCTCCCCGGAGTTGATCGTGTACGCGAGCCGGTCGAGGAAGTCGGCCAGCAGGTCGCTGGGAACCTTGTTCGCGCGCATCCGGCAGGCGTCGTCGAGGCTCTGGTTCCAGGCGTCGATGAGCTGGACGATGCGGCGGGCCTCCTCTGCGAGCGGTCCGTACTCTTCCTCGGCACCGATGCGGCGGAACACCTCCACCCGGTCGATGTTCGTCGTCGACAGCACCGTCATGTGAGTGACGAACAGGTGGAAGCGATTCTCCATGCGCGTCCGGCGCTGGTCGAGTCGGATCTTCGGGTAGAGCACCGCCGCCACCAGGCCGAGCAGGCCGAGCATCGGTATCGGCAGCGTGAGGAATATCGGCAGGTCGAAGACCACCACCGAGACGACCGAGAAGATGAAGAACAGCACTCCCGGCGCGACGATGAACAGCACGTACTGGAACGTCGGCATCGGCATCTGCCGGTAGGACTCCAGCACCGAGTCCACGATGTCCCCGAGCTCCAGATTCTCCAGCGTGCCTGTCGCTTCGACTTCCTCGGTGGACATGTTAGAACCCGCGCGAGATGGTGAACGGTAGCCCCTCGACCCCGTCCCGCTGGAACGCCGCGATGGTGTCGTTGAAGTCGTGGTAGCCGATCAGGTCCTCCTGGATGATGCGCTCGATGATCTCCGCGCGGAAGTCCATCTCGTCGTAGATTTCGCGGGTGTCGGCGTAGCCCAACAGGGTCGCAATCTGCTCTTCGAGTACGTAGGAGTTGTTCCGGCCCTGGAAGACGATCTCGTCCTCGACGGGGTCCCAGTAGAACGCCTGCCGGGTGACGACCCCGCCCATCTCCTTGGAGTACCCCTCGATCTCCTGCACCGAGGTGACACGGCGCAGGACGTCGTCGCCCTGTTTGACGCGGTTCTGGAACAGCGCCACGTCGGCGTTGTCCATGAACGTCTCCGGGACGTTGATTGGTTCACCGGTGAACCGCTGAATCATCGAGACAATGTCGCTGGCGTGGAACGTCAGCATCACGGGGTGACCGGTCTGGGCTGCCTGGAACGCCATGCGACCCTCGGCGCCACGCACCTCACCGACGACGATGTAGTCGGGGCGGGAACGGAGCGCCGCCGCGACCAGGTCGAACATGTCCACGTCTGCGGAGTTCTCCCCTTGCCCCTCGCGGGTGAGCAGTTGCTGCCACGTCTCGTGGGGCGGGATGACCTCCGCGGTGTCCTCCGCGGTGTAAATCTTCGAGTCCCGCGGGATGAACGACATGATGGAGTTCAGTGTCGTCGTCTTCCCGGACGCCGTCTCCCCGACGACGAACACCGTCTGCTCGTTCTCAAGGCAGAGCCAGAGGTAGGCAGCCAGTTCCGGCGACAGCGTCCCCCACTTCGTAATCTGGCCGACTGACAGCGGCACGTCGTCGCCCTGGCGGATGGTGAGCGACGGCCCCTTCAGCGAGACGTCGTCGCTGTAGATGATGTTGATACGGGAGCCGTCCGGGAGCGTCGAGTCCACGATCGGGTCGGAGTCCGACACCGGGTCACCCATGCGTTCGCCGATGTTCCGCAGCCAGCTGTCGAACTCCTCGGGGGTGCCGAAGTCCACGGTGGTCTCGAGCATCCCGTAGGTGCCGTGGTCGACGTAGCAGCCGCTGGGCCCGATGACGTGAACGTCCTCGTTGTACGGGTCGCGCATCACCGGTTCGAGCGGTCCGAGTCCGACGATGTCCCGGTTCAGCTGGTAGCGGATGTTCTCGTAGGTCGTCTGGTCGACGGGGATGCGCCCGAACCCGAACGCCTCCTCGAGAGCCTCTCGCATCACCGGCACTGCAGCACGGAACTGGTTCGCGAAGCTGGTCGGCGCCGACGCGACCCGGCGGGCCCCCGCCTTCACCTGCTGTGTGGAGAGGTCGCCGGAGTCCATCGACATCTGCCCGCGCTCGTCGCTGACCATCGTGTCCGCGACCGACGAGGAGTCGAAGTTCCGCACCAGCGAGCCGAGGTTGTTCGGGAGCTGGCGGACGCGGTGGAAGACTCCCATCTCGTCCTCGTCGTTGATGCGAACCGTCTCTTCCAGGAGTTCCTCGATGCGGTCGTCGTACTCAGCCTCCGCCTCCGGAGCGGGCTTCTGGACGGACTTCTCTAGGATGCGTTCCTGGACGTTGGCGAACACCGCGGCCTCGGGCCCGGAGAGCTCCGGTTCGATGGTGTAGTACTTCGTGTCCTTCCCCAGGTCGCCGTAGACGTGGCAGTAGATGGGGCCGCCCACGGGGTAGAGCACGTTCGGCTTGTCGGCCTCCCAGTCGTCGTCCGGTTCGTCGATGAGCTCCGGGAACTCGCCCGTGAACTGCTTGAACCGCTGGAGGTACTCGCGCAGATGGGTGTAACGACTCGCGGTCTCCCGGAGTTCGTGCCCGATCTGTCTACTCCCGTGGTCTGCCATGGTGATTTCCTACGCCACACTGCGACTCTCGATGACGATACCGGTCCCGGACCGAACCGAGTACCCGATCGTGTCACCGACCTGCTCGCCCATGCCGGCGAACCGGCGTACGGCGATCGAACGGCGGACGTCGTTGCCGACCTCTACCATCTGTAACTCGAGGTAGACGTCGGCAATCGAGCGGAACGGCCCGATTGCTTCCTCGTCCACCGTACTCGGGTCCACCGTCAAAACGATGACCTTCCCCTGCGAGACGACGTCCCTGAAGAACGAGATGATCTCGAGGGCCGCCTGCCGCTCGTCGTTCTGACGGACGAGCGCCTCGAACTG
Encoded proteins:
- a CDS encoding nucleotide pyrophosphohydrolase — encoded protein: MDEQARVAAFLDGNDLRAPPENRVLDLASEVGELAKNVNESTDYGACEGADVERDELGDALFCLLALADELDYDAGAAVDEALAKYEDRIEESGGAGSGA
- a CDS encoding transporter, with translation MELTGTLAFVFVAGLLTALATGLGALPFFFVDDVDDRWRVGLWGLASGIMLSASGFGLFREGLNYGTPLEVAAGAAVGVVLVLAADRIIHSYEFAPREIAEADFKKLVLIAGVLTVHSFPEGVAVGVSFADMGLDGGFPILGFTVPLLAVFMTIAISIHNVPEGLAVSIPLHEHGARRWKLVGVAVFTSVPQPIGAVLAYAFVQVARTLLPVGFGFAGGAMVFLVLHEFIPEAREVGERLPGGGARELATGLVLGVAGMVPMLFVT
- a CDS encoding ArsR family transcriptional regulator, whose amino-acid sequence is MEPVDVLRVLGNKYNAEILEATHAPKSAQELSEELDIPIATSYRRIEELSDHDLLKLEGKELSDEGRRTKVYRRQIDEITVKFGVDETRVDTTERTEAKNALVDVWSDLRSEG
- a CDS encoding cell division inhibitor; protein product: MNEAGGDGYVFAVASGKGGVGKSTTTANLGVALANDGFDVALVDVDLGMANLAGLLGVDPDKTLHDVLAGEASPAEAAYDTNGLTLVPGSTELEQFAEADAKSLHRVVNYLRARNDVVLLDAGAGLSYDIAMAMSVADGVLLVTTAELASLTDATKTGQLVTKLEKPVVGAVFTRTGDGGFDDVEGIAAALGTTEAVTASVPHDDAVKLAVRKSRPVVDIKPESPAARAYDRLAAKLADSVGMEPTTTPDAGFEWVDPDTGETAEPAGQPEEAAEEGPVYEISLEELIEEAGLDESPDASERRVKLFDRVKSRFS
- a CDS encoding flagellar assembly protein J produces the protein MSTEEVEATGTLENLELGDIVDSVLESYRQMPMPTFQYVLFIVAPGVLFFIFSVVSVVVFDLPIFLTLPIPMLGLLGLVAAVLYPKIRLDQRRTRMENRFHLFVTHMTVLSTTNIDRVEVFRRIGAEEEYGPLAEEARRIVQLIDAWNQSLDDACRMRANKVPSDLLADFLDRLAYTINSGESLESYLTTEQDAIIRNYVTAYEGQLENLQVMKDLYLSMVLSVTFALVFATVLPILSGTNPTMTVSAVVVLYSFIQIGFLYAIYTVAPSDPLWYFPENRTTWTEWKLRGATAVGGLLSVAAVVGVMAVLFRWTSVDPRSVPLPLYAAVPTTPLLIPGILAHFEEERVKDRDDSFTSFIRGLGASETARQTTTTRVLETLRDKNFGALSGLVDDLYKRLNLRLDASLAWRHFTADAHSYLIQKFSEMYLIGRQMGGEPKNLGELISRNMSEVLQLRQRRSQSVSTMIGVLYGITAAATFAFFIGLGIVDVISGLGLDFSNPAFNVGSIINTEVYDIQLIEYLLVVTILVNAVLSSLMIRVIDGGHKVNAYVHFVAMTWISAVIAALTLELVGSLLAV
- a CDS encoding purine-binding chemotaxis protein cheW2 translates to MADEETDVLEFSLDDGRYCIDIGHVDEIVDATEDVTQIPNADANVVGVVDLRGETTTVVDPRVNLEVDGEPDGQRIVVLSDHDATGLLVDNVHEVESVSEAELDDSAASETTRGVVRREDRFVVWVEPNALV
- a CDS encoding hydrolase, coding for MPTPTVAACQTDVADLDPAANLATVGERLAGLDNSVDVALFPEYALTGFVADERVYDAALDREGEELDRLAAYAADYDVAVLAGFVEDASEEYYNTAVYVAPDGDRTFYRKRNRWAGERGVLSAGEEAVTVETPVGEAGIVTCYDLNFVEVSAAFARDRVDALFVVGAWPGSYSENWRLLLRARALDGVRWVVGCGRTGRRELPDSPVVEYAGRSAVVRPDGAVSASLNRDDRTLVADLDPDILAEQREFIPVFAEDS